The Amblyomma americanum isolate KBUSLIRL-KWMA chromosome 11, ASM5285725v1, whole genome shotgun sequence genome includes the window TTACAAGACGAAATTACAAATGGAAGAATTTTAATCCTTATAATCTGTTTTCAAGAGTGTAACCTTGAAATATTGAATTTTCACTGCTGTCATCGCTTAGCGAAGTAATGCATCTTCCTCTGGCCTGCGGTTTATTGCGCGAACTGATGTTTTTTATTCAGCTGTATCCTACTGCAGACATGAAACTTGCATTACCAGAAGTAGACCAGAGGATCGCAAGATTTACTTAAAAGGTAGCAGGAGCAATCTGCAAGATTTCTTTACTCTAGGTAACTTTTAACCCACTATAGAGTGAATGGCAGGAGAATTTCTATAGAATTTTTTTCATATCCTCTAGTTTAGGGACCTCAGTAGAATACAAGTGCAATAACCTAAATTTCATTAGCTTACAGGGCTGATTACTTTGAGGAGCGTAGTTATCAAAGGTCTAAGATGAGCTATTCAAAGTATTGAGCTTGTGCAGCCTGAGTGGAGTGCCTAACTATTAACTGAACTAAATTCTGAGTTAGGTGTGAGTTGCATTTAGGTGAAATTGCACTCCATTCTGTGCCTGTGTGTCATCTGCGTATGAGcaaccttttcttcttctttaaaAACGAACGCAGGCTATCAAGGCGAGACACAGTGGAATGTCCTCCTACGGTACACGGCAGTCAGACCCGGAGCAGGTTATCCGCCAGCGTACGTTCCTTCGACACGTCCAAGCTGCCAAAATACTCAACATAGAGCGACTCGCCGGCCTGCGGAAAGCCGTGGCATGCCACTAAAGACCTCCGTGTCCTTTTGCTTAAAAACGTGTAAGCAGTAAGAAGTAGGACAGTTATTTTTGTCATTTCACTGGCAACGGTTCATCCGAACAGTAGTTCGGCGCATTACATGCTCAAGAATATTAAAATGTGTGACTTATTCTCCTTCTTCAGCGCCAAGCAGTCACTTGTGTGGCGACGCTTGTGACGGACGTAGAAGTGGAAGGGGATCAGCAACCCAATGCTCCCATCAGGTTTTATTTGTTTCAGGGCGCACGTGTGAATCCGACAGACTAGTAACGCTGTGCTATTTTCTCCTAGAAATGACGGCGGTGTCTTGACGTCTACGGCAGCCGGTCTCGCATTCTGCGCTGGTTGAAGTGCGGGGTCTTGTCATGTTTAGCGCGTTCTTCACCGGTCCTAACGCCTGCTCTGCAGCACGGTCTGTTAAAGCCGGCTGCCGCTGGACGTCAAGCAAAACGCTTTGCAGGGATCAGTGACAGAGAGAAAGCCACCGAGGCTCGTGTTTGCATATTGATTGGATAATTGAAAAACTTCATTGGAAATCACAAAAGTGTTCATCGCAGAGCAGCGTTGGGTTGTTAGTCTATAGGGCTGCACTGTCTAGCAGCATTATCGACCGCTTCGATTGGCTTAAGCCGTTCGGTGAGGTCAGCACGGGCTGCCACTGCTCTCTAGGAGTGTATTTGCATTTGGAGACGCCTTGTGCAGACCAGTGGAGGTGCATCCTATTAACTCCTCCCCTTATACGCAGCAGTagcgaaggaaaagaaaagacaGGCTCTCACAACCGCCTTCAGGCGACCAATGGCAGCGGCTTGCCTTTCCCTCGTTGCCGTTTGTtcctcgagctctcctcctctcTGTGGACGCCGACGTGATGAGGCCATGATCTTGTGAAATGAAGgactaacagctgtcgctgtaatatTCCTCAGCGCAGTGTATGTACATATGAGACAAGTACCTACAAAATCACCTGCATGATTTTGTAGGTGAGCTCATTCTTTGTAAGTGATCCCCTGAGCGAGGTAAGATGTTAGAACACTCTTACCAAGTTTATTCTTGCTACACCAAATTTAATCCAGGCCGCACGCTTGAAGTATCGGCTGAGAGAACAGGTCTGCATCACGACCGCGCCGATGGCTTGGAGCTCAAAGTGCGGTCTGTCTTTACTTTAAAGTTATCTCGGCTGAAGAAATACTTCCAATTTCTGAATGACAGTAGCCCGACAGGGGTCCCTGAAAGTTTTAACCACAAATAATTACCATTTATATAGAAATTATCGAAAGCAGTAACAGGCTGCTCCGTCTGATGTGGTTGGTGTTTTCAGGCCTTCCGCTGTCCGACAACGGTAACGGCGTCGACTGTTTTTGCAAGGTTTAGACCACGTCCATCTGGACACGACGGCTCAGTTGACACATGAAGAATACGGGCATCGGAAACTACATACGTTGTGCGAAATCTAGTACGGCGCAATTACGGTAATATACCCTTGCTAGCAGCAAAGCTTACGATAAAAATCTTTGACAAAAAATATGTGTCCACATAGCGCTGAAAAAACGGTTTTCCAAAACCGCTTCGCAGGTTTTTGGCGGCAGAGTACGGAGAAATCGTAAACAGGCACTTATTCAGGTACCCAACGCGGAAGCGAATAGAccacttttttgtagcgatagctacattatggtagcatttcgagccttcagcgtggctgcgccgccacgctgtcacgtggttggtcacgtggtgcggagcaactgccggcggcgtggcgccgtagctgatcacgtggttcgtcacgtggtgggtcacgtgaccaagttccactcggccagctgcagctatcgcgtcactccaggtttaaccagagctaaaccaccgccatttttttcttttcgagcgCTCGATTTAACATCCTCCCAACCATTTGCTTTCACTCGGTCCAAAGGCACCGATCACGAGATGCCCCACTTAAGTCGTATTTTAACGACCACGTTTTCGGACCAATAGAAAACAAAAGACCTCTCGCGTGGTGCTGTGGCAGCCACACAGGCGGCCACAGTGGGCTTTCATTTTGGAGGAACCTGAATCTGTCGGAGATTTTGAATCTACCACCTTCGTTTATGCCGATGGAACCAAAAGCAGGGAAaatccgcagcggtggctgagtggttcttAGGCTCCTGAGCTCCAGGTCGTGGGATCAAATCTCGGCTGCAGCGGTCAGATTTTcatggaggcggaatgcaaaaaTGCCCGTGCCCGTGTGCGTTAAGCCTTCCACAGGCTTAACGAGTCATGACCCTAGCGCCACATTAAGTGGAAAAACTTGGTAATGTCGCCGCAAACTTCAAGCTTCAAAGTTTTATTAATGATTCAAGGAAATAACTTTGTAACAGTGTGCACTGATATCCACTACAGATGACGCTAGTTTATGGGCAGCTATCTGGTGTCACCGTTGGTTTTAATCCGAACGTTATTGACCTGAAATTGCATTTTTTCGTTACAGAACACACCCCAAAGAGTTTATGATAAGGTAATTGGTCTGCATCTTTGTTCACGAGCGTAGCACTGGATTCCTTCTATACAGACgtcatgtcccccccccccccccccgagttttCGTCCTTCATGCAAGGAATACACCAATCGAAAACTGCGGAAACGAATGATAGGGCACCTCTAGAACATGAGTTGGAGGTTAAATAAGATAAACACCACACTCATAACcgcggaaaaaaaataaaaaatgttgaTGTCGACGTTGTCGATACAAAATACGTCACAAATATGAAGGTAGCAGAACGGTATACTGTACTAATGTACATTCACTGGAGGTTGTCGGTACAAAATACGGCACAAATATAAAGGTTTTAGAAGAACTGTGTACTGCACTAATGCACATTCGCTGGACGTTGTcggtacaatatatatatatatatatatatatatatatatatatatatatactgcacaAATGTGAAGGTTTTAGAACTATATGCTGTACTAATGCACATTCACTGGCCAACGTATTAAGCCAGCGCGACGAGTCATTAGCGTTTGCTGGCGATGGAACCACTCGATGGAGTACTCTTCTTCGACCTGGATTTGTCGCGGCGGGTGTTTCTTCCTCGCAGGCTCCCGGTATCGGCAGTGGCCCGGTCTTCTTTCACCTCCAGCGTGTTCCTCATGTGCTCCATGCTTTGCTGCTTGGAAAAGGAAGCGCGTCTGACTGCAGTCCTGGCGCATTCGACCGTCGTGTTTCGAGGCAGCATCCCCACGGCCAGCAGCGAGGCGAACATGAGGCTTCCGGACACGGCAAAGACCACGTCCTCTCGGCCCACGGCCTTCAACCTCACGATGACAGCGGCCGACACGGCGCCCAATCCGCCGAACCCGTATATCCAGCCGAAGGCGGTTCCACGAACCGCGGTCGGGAAGAGCTCCAGGCTGTACGCGCCCCACACAATGTTTCCGATCAGACCGAGTGCCTTGGCGCAGACGGCCAGGGCTTGGCTCAGCATCACTGGCTCGAATCCGGAGGCCAGGCTCAGAAGGCAGAGAACTACGCCGAGCATTGCGAAACAGGTGCTGATAAACACAAGCATGGTCACTTTCGTTATCACAAATAACATCGCGGCCAAGCTGAGCGCGACGACGCCGAAGGAAATCCAGGGCAGGATGGTGGCAGCTCGCATCACTGAAGACAGCACCACCACTCGCAGAACAAAGTATATTGAGAAGCAGGAGAAGAAGGCGACGAGAGAGCGCTTGCGAACGGACACACCTTGCAGCACATCCAGGTCGAACGACCGGTTACTTTGATCGCTCTTTCCGGCTGCTTTCGCCTTCAGCTTGTTCATCAGGCTCGCTGTGTTTTGCAGGGGGAATTTGTTTGCATCGGCAGCTGCAAGCATGGCGTCTTCTGTGGCCCGATAGCGCGCCTTCGATACCAGCCACCTGGGGGACTCGATCACCAAGCACAAAGTGGAAGCTGATAAGTACGTTGGCGCCAAGAAAACTGCTTGCTTCAACGCCCAGTGAACTTTCATCGGTCCCATTATCGCGCCCCACAGATCTGTGATGACGACCGCCACTGCTCCGGCTACCACAACGTGTAGGGGCCTGTTTTCGTGAGTCGTCACCTCGAACAAGAGGACGCCGGTGACGATGTTCGCGGCGGAAACGCTTCCCGAGGCGATCACTTTCATTGCAGAGTGTACGGCGTAGGTGGTCGCGACGCAGAGGCCAACGGTCGACACCAGCAGGACCCCCACCGACGTCATGAGGACGGGCCTACGCCCCCTAGCGTCGGCGGCAGACCCAGCTGTGATACCGAACGCGGCTACGCTGAAAATGCTTGCGATGGGGACAGCATAGAGCATGAACTTCCTGTCGCACACCAGGTCCCATTGGCTTACTACTGACGTCACAGCTAGTTCGTCGTCGTAGTCCCACGCTGTGCATGGTACCGTACTGGTGTCGTTGAGGTCGTTGGGGTGTTCGTACATTCGGCATCTGCTGGGGTGCCCGTCCGCTTCCAGAGGAATGGCGACGTGTTTCCAGTCCAGTGTGGACACGTTCGCGTGCGGTGGTCGCTTGCACCAGTGGTCGACGTCCTTTGCTATAAGCGGGATAGAGTATATGTGGCTGGACAGGCAAAACAAGGAGAGGGCGTAGAGTGCCAGCATGCGCCTCTGGAAGACGCCGTGACCGAAGCCGTCGTTgcagtcgaactcttcactggcTAATAGGTCTCTGCCTTCCAGGCGTCCAGGACACAGAAGGTCCATGTCTGCTCTGTCGCTCTGATGCCTTCTGCGATTATCAGAGTCACTGCGCTTACATTCTTTCCTAAGCTGGCGGAATGATTATGGCAGCCATCTTCTTCCTCTGCTTTGAACACAGATAATTCGCTTCTTTTTCAtcgcaaaaattttgaaaattggaaaattgtaggaTACTCTTACGGAatcattgaaggtaatggtccattcatCGATATATAGCAAaaccttttaaagtgtttccacaGACCGCGCCGAACAattcagactgccatagaaaaccaacggggaacgcttttgacgataacaaaaacagCCCTGCCATTGTTGGTGGGCATCAAAGGATGGGTGAGAAATGTTTACTGGGAAGCTGGTTAAGAAATTTCTTATATTTAACTTTTAAATTATTACCGTTAGTGCCTGGCTTGAAGATTAGATTTGTTGCTGGTCCTTAGTAATAGCTGTGTCTGTTTAAAGAGCGATTCCTTTCAGTGCTATGGTGACTAAATTTTGGCCATCTTGCACCAAAAGACGCGCGCATTCAAAAAATTCGCTGGCTAAGCAACGGTCCTCATCTAACGTCACTCCCTGGCGCATGCATCATTGACCTTCTCTTTTCCATGAAGGCTGGAGGAGCGGTGAACACCACAGCACAGACAGGACAGGCTAGGTCAAGCGGCACTTGCGCTTTGAGAGCGCGCGTCTTGTGGCctgaaatggccaaaatttgcgCAGGCATAGTGaagagggtaatcgcgtttcgtttccgaaattctaaatactTATATGGTCATTACTAACGGCCCACTAGCAATCTCTAATTGCAGTCAGGCGCCTATCTGCAATactagttatcagaaattagttaaccagcctaaaAACTGCAGGGGCGCTTAAGTTTTCTCTACATTACATCCATAGATTGCTGAGAGTCCTCATAacacccctggcgcagtggtgtggcagtaaagcgatgcgccactgccctgcgatgataGGAGCTGCCtccggtggggtttgtgagacccagtttgcacttaacgctatcgcgttaatagttCACATGTTATTTTGATGTCCGCTAACACTAGTATTACTCTGCAGCAGAAGCAGTCTTCATACTTCAAaaggcaaatttaaaaaaattagtggcgggcttctcTGAAACAACTGGTATATATGTAGCTGATGAGTATTGAGAGCGCACGGCTGCGGATAGTAGAATAAGGAGAGCTCTTCCTTGCGGGTTCACCAGTTGCTTAAATAACAGCACCCTtggcagccaaaaaaaaaattcgcctaATGCATTTCGCAATTGAGTAAAACATGTCAATTCTGTTTACGTCCGACCAACTTGCGCTGTAAAGTTTGATCAAGCGTTTGAATAAGTGTCGTTAAGTGCAACATGCGTTTAACAAACGCCGGgcaggcgctttttttttttcaatggaggcgaaacgcaaaaacgcgcccgtgtgctgtgcgatgtcagtgcacgctaaagatctccaggtgatcgagattgttccggagccctccactacggcatctctttcttcctttcttctctcagccccaCTTTCTTTTgcggagcggttcgggtgtccaccgagacatgtgatactgatactgcgccatttcctttcccgaaaaaccaattttcattttcgttttctCGGCTTAGCCGACGTGGCGGGCGAAGTTGCAGCGTGCGCAGTAGATGCTGCACATTTCGCATCTCGTCGGTTCCCTTGAACCTGATCGCTGGCGATGTAGAGCGCGAGCGCAGGCGTACAGCGCATCATTCGGTGCAGAGGTATAGGGGTCCCTGAGCCGAACAATATTGTATTACTCTGGCAAGCCGAAAACCGCAACATGACATGACGACAAAATGCTTTGAAAGACAGCAGGCCCAGTGCGAACGCTCCGTCTCGCATCACTGCCATCGTCTTCGGGTCCGTACCAGCATCGACAGGCATACTTTGATTTGCAGTGAACCACTGCTGCAATCCGCGAAACCACTGTTTGATGCTGTGCACGACAACCTTGATCATTCGTAATGGAACGTGATTTGCAATGTAATGCATAACTGCTGTGGTCGAGCAATTTATCAATGTTACttactttgaagccatcgtttaGCAGCGAATTAAAGACTTCCAAAATTACTTCTCCGAACATAGAGAACTGCTCTTTGTGCCGGCGAAGCTCTTCGCCCTTTACTGCCGGGTTGAATGCCTCCAAAGCAGAAACGACGCGCTGAAAGCGTAGGCCAGTGTAACGGGAAGAGTGCGTGTGTCCCTAACATGTCTCAAGCATTGAGATGAAAAGCTGCGCTTGGGCTGTTCTAGGAGTAGATGGTACATTTAGTGCTTCGCACATTGGCTAAGGACACTTGGGTGCCCGGTTACACTAGTCGCTATGAGGTGGGGAGGGAAAGGTGAAAACACGCGTGGTGGGGACATTCCCCAAACGGAAGCTATGATGAGGTGGATAGTACGGCCGAATCGATAAATACCCGCATTCGGAGGACTCGGACCATGGAGGCTGCTCTGGGCAGCAACGTTTATGTACGCCGCTAATTTCTGTCGTGCGCGCAGTGAAAAATAGTTTTTAGCGCAGATAAATAGCACAGCAAAAAACGAACTTAACAGCGCAGAGTGCTAACAACTCAGGTTTTTATGGACAGACCACTTTCTCtaatgttttatggtttatgtgggttttaacgtccaaaagcgactgatatgagggacgccgtagggaagggctccggagatttcgaccacctggggttctttaacgagcactgacatcgcacagtacacgtgcctctagaatttcgcctccatggaaattcgaacgccgcggctgggatttaacccgcatctttcggatcagcagcccagcgccttaaccactgagtcatgGCGGAAGAAAGACTATGAACTGAGCCATATTCTGAGTACCTTGTGAGTTGCGTTTACGTGAAGACTGCACTGTAATTCAATAATCCGTGTCTCTTTAATGAGCGACTTTTGCTTCCTCTTGACAACGAACGCAGGCTCTCAAAGAGAGGCACAGTCGTATGTCCTCCTACGGCACACGGCAATCAGACCCGGAGCCGGTGGTACGGCAGCGTACGTTTCTTCGACACGTCCTCGCTGCCAAAATACTCAACATGGAGCCACTCGCCGGCCTCCGGAAAGCCGTGGCATGCCAGTAAAGATCTCCGCGTACTTTGCTTGAAAAAGTAAAAACAGTAAGAATTAGGATTGTAAGATTTTGTCCATTCAGTGGCAACGGTTGATCCGAACAGAATTTCGGTGCATTAAATGCTCAAGAATATTAAAATGTGGGACTTCTCCTTCTTCAGTGTCATGCAGTCACTTGTGAAGTGACGTGTGTGACGTACATAGAGGGGAGGTCAAGTGGGTCTGCAAGCGAATGCCCACATCAGGGTCGCGCTCTCTTTCAGGGAGCACATGTGATTCTCATTGGCTCGTAACGATATGCTATTTTGCTCTCAGAAATGGCTGCAGTGTCCTGACGTCGATGGAAAGTGGGCTCGCATTCTACGCTGGTCGAAGGGCGCGGTCTTGTCAGGCTTGACGCTTTACTGGTTGGTCCTAACGCTTGTTCTGCATCGCGTTCTTTTAACGCGTCGGCCGCTAGGCGCCGAACGAGGCGCGTTGCATGGATCAGTGACGGTGAGAAAGCCACCCAAGCTCGTGTTTGCaggttgattgatttattgactgAAAACCTTTATTGGAAATCCCAAAAGTATTCATTCGAGAGCAGCGTTGGGTCGTTAGTCCAGGACTGCACTGCCTCTTGTAGCCTTCTCGACTGCTTCGATCAGCTTAAGCCGTTCGGTGAGGTCAGAGCTGGCCAGCAGGGCCGGGCTGCCACTGCTCTCTAGGAGTGCATTTGAGTTTGAAGACGCCTGGTGCATACCAGTGGGCAGCTCTTCCTCTTCCACTTCTCTAGTTATACGCAGCAGTAGcgaagagggaaaaaaattggcggtggtttagctctggttaaacctggagtgacgcgatagcaacaactgcctgagtggaactcggtcacgtgaccagccacgtgacgaaccactgatcagcctcggcgccgcgccgccgacagctgctccgcaccgcttgaccaaccacgtgacagcgtggtggcgcagccacagggtggcagctcAGGACCACATCGATTGCTTGGAGCTCCAAGTGCGGTCCATTTTTACTTTCAAGTTATCTCGGCTGAAGAAGCACTTACAATTGCTGAATAACAGTAGCCCAACGGGGGTCCCAGAAAACTTTAGCCACAAATAATTAACATCTACATAAAAGTGTTCGAAAGCAGTAACAGGCTGCTCCGTCTGTTGGGGTTGGTGTTTTCAGGCAACTTCCGCGTCCGACAAGGTAACGGCGTCGACCGCTTTTTTTGCAAGCTTTAAACCACGTCCATTTGGAGATAACGACTTTGTACACTTGAGGAATGCGGTCATCGGAGACTACGTAAGTTGTGCGATATCTAGTACGGCACAAATACGGTAATATACCCATGGAAGCAGCACAGCTTACAATAAAAACCTTCGACAAAAAATATGTCCACATAGCGCTGAAAAAACGGTTTTCCAAAACCACTTCGTAGGTGTATAGCGGCAGCGTACGGAGAAATCGTAAACAGGCATTTATTCAGATACCCAGCGCGGAAGCGAagtgtccaatttttttttttttagcgaccGCTACATTACAGTATacatagcatttcgagccttcagcgtggctgcgcgccaccctttggctgcgccgccacgctgtcacgtggttggtaccGTGGTGCGGcgctgcgccgtggctgatcacatggttcgacacgtggttggtcacgtgaccgagtccaactcggccagctgtagctatcgcgtcactccaggtttaaccagagctaaaccaccgccatttttttttacccctCGATTTAATACCCTCCCAACCGTTCGCTTTCACTCGGTCCAAAGGCACCGATCACGTGAAGCCCCACTTAAGTCTTATTTTAACGACCCCGTTTCCGGACCAGTAGAAAATAAAAAGAGGACCTCTCGCGTGGTGCTGTGGCAGCCACGCAGGCGGCCACAGTAGGCTTTCATTTTGGAGGAACCTGAATCTGTCGAAGATTCCGAATCTACGAATCACTTTCGTTTCTGCCGATGGAGCCAAAAGCAGGGACaatccgcagcggtggctcagtgcctaTGTTCATAGGCTCCTGAGCTCCAGGTCGGGATCAaatggaggcggaatgcaaaaCTGCCCGTGTACAGTGCGGCGTCAGCTTGCATGTTAATTAaccacaggtggtcaaatttATCATGTGCCCTTCGCTGCGAAGATTTGCAGATTGAGAGCAATAAAAAGGAAGAGCAATGAGGAATATAGAGGACATGGGCGTCCGTGTCGTGTATTGTTTATTGTCCTTCGTTTTTTGTTGCGCTGAATCTGCGAGATGTGTGTTAACCAACTTGCATAATCAGCCTTCGTGTTGAACTACGGTGTCCCCCATAGCCCATGTGCTGCATGCAGTTATACACACCAAATactaaaagcagcaacaggtGGCGAATACCGCAAATACCGACCAGCTAGCTATTCATTCGCGGCCATTTCGTTTTAATagttcaagaaaaaaattttttgaagGCCAATATTGCCCCCTCGCATTTATTGTGCCGGCTCACTGCCTTAGATGCTTGAAAAGTAGGAACAGCAAAATTAAGGTATCAGAAAAGTAAACGAACAGTCGACGAACCTACAGACGGCCACAGACCAGGTTTGAATCGTCGCCAAATACACCACGCAAATGTGGCCTATTTTTTAGCAGTACTGCAAGGCCATCGACCGGCCGGCATGCCGGCGCCTTACCATTGCGCGGAGCGCAGAAACCAGCAAGAATAAGTACGTACGCACAATATTACATACAACATAACAAAGTGTGTGAAACGTGCGTATAAGATAAGCGCGTGCGCACAGTCGTTGAAACACTTATCCGCAGCTCTTTCACGCCTTCATCACGTAGCTGCCTTAGGGCGGTGGCGAAGGCGCCAACTGCTGCTGTGTCCTGCATGTCGGAAGAGCCTATAGACCTTTTCACTGTCTATAGCTTGATTGAGCACGCGTGCGTCTTGGACTGCGCTGTGCATACGAAGTAGATGCCAGTATGAAATTCGCCAAACAACGCTGCTGGCACAGTCCCAGTGGAAATATAGCGCTGCGACCAAAAAGGCAAATGTGGAAATGTCTATAGCAGACGTGACCTAGGTGAGCCATCTGCCACGCAGACGGGTGGTATATCCAGCCACCCAGATCGGTTAACctggcgatgcccagtaggcttcCCTACACgtagggagagagaaaaaggacAGAAAAGGAAATGGGTTTTTCACGTGTCCATCGAACACTATGACAAGGGGGCAGAGGGCGGAAACTTAAAGCTTAAAGTTTATAGACGGGAACCCAACCCCGAGTTCTTTAAAAAATTGCTTTATTGAATGCACTGTTATCAGAAGCACTTAATTGATCGTCGCTACTTGTTGTGCTTTCACGAGCACACTTCAGTGCTTTAAATGCTCTAGCATTTCAAAAAAATTATCCGCGAGCCGTTTTCCTGCATGTGTTACCCTTCTACAGGCTTAACGAGTCATGAACCCAGTGCCACATTAAGTGGCAAAACATGTCGCCGCAAATTTCAAGCTTCAAAGTTTTATTAATGATTCAAGGAAATAACTTTGTAACAGTGTGCACTCATGTCCACTACAGATGACGCTATATTATGGGCAGCTATCTGGTGCAACTGTTGATTTTAATTCGAATGTTATTGTCCTGAAATTGCTTTTTTCCGTTACAGAACACACCGCTAAGAGTTTATTATATGGTAATTGGTCTGCATCTTTGTTCACGAGCACAGGACTGCATTGCTTCTATACACCCGtcatccacccccccccccccccgagttttTGTCCTTCAGGCAAGAGATACACCAATCGAAAACTACTGGAACGAGCGATAGGGCACCTCTAGCCCATGAGTTAGAGGTTTACTAAGCTAAACACTACACGCATAACCGCGCAGAAAAACCAAACAAGTTAATGTCGACGTTATCGATACAAAATACGTCACAAATATGAAGGTCGAAGAACGGTATACTCTACTAATGCACATTCACTGGAAGTTGTAGGTACAAAATACGGCACAAATGTAAAGGTTTTAGAAGGACTGTATACTGTACTAATGGACATTCACTGGACGTTGTCGGTACAATATATGGCACAAATGTAAAGGTTTTAGAAGGACTGTATACTGTACTAATGGACATTCACTGGACGTTGTCGGTACAAAATACGGCACAACTGTAAAGGTTTTAGAAGCACTGTATGCTGTACCAATGGACATTCACTGGACGTTGTCGGTACAATATACGGCACAAATGTGAAGGTTTTAGAAGAACTGTATGCTGTACTAATGCACATTCAATG containing:
- the LOC144109626 gene encoding solute carrier family 22 member 13-like, with protein sequence MDLLCPGRLEGRDLLASEEFDCNDGFGHGVFQRRMLALYALSLFCLSSHIYSIPLIAKDVDHWCKRPPHANVSTLDWKHVAIPLEADGHPSRCRMYEHPNDLNDTSTVPCTAWDYDDELAVTSVVSQWDLVCDRKFMLYAVPIASIFSVAAFGITAGSAADARGRRPVLMTSVGVLLVSTVGLCVATTYAVHSAMKVIASGSVSAANIVTGVLLFEVTTHENRPLHVVVAGAVAVVITDLWGAIMGPMKVHWALKQAVFLAPTYLSASTLCLVIESPRWLVSKARYRATEDAMLAAADANKFPLQNTASLMNKLKAKAAGKSDQSNRSFDLDVLQGVSVRKRSLVAFFSCFSIYFVLRVVVLSSVMRAATILPWISFGVVALSLAAMLFVITKVTMLVFISTCFAMLGVVLCLLSLASGFEPVMLSQALAVCAKALGLIGNIVWGAYSLELFPTAVRGTAFGWIYGFGGLGAVSAAVIVRLKAVGREDVVFAVSGSLMFASLLAVGMLPRNTTVECARTAVRRASFSKQQSMEHMRNTLEVKEDRATADTGSLRGRNTRRDKSRSKKSTPSSGSIASKR